The proteins below are encoded in one region of Desulfovibrio sp.:
- a CDS encoding PLP-dependent aminotransferase family protein: protein MRFSARMAGVRRSYIREILKVTQNPEIISFAGGLPSPDHFPAEAFSKASVAVLADSGPQALQYSITEGHPQLREFISRRYKEKWGIDIPVEEILITTGSQQGLDLMAKVMLDVGDAVLIERPGYLGAIQTFSLFGASFLTADLGPHGVDITQLAEQLKARPKIFYAVPSFQNPSGTTYDADTRREAARLLEQSDTILLEDNPYGELRFKGDDVPPIRTLLDANRAALMGSFSKIASPGMRIGWIATGPELMHKLVTAKQASDLHTSIFAQRVLHRFLEDNDLDAHISVIRKAYGERRDLMVAAIKREFPEEVRCTEPEGGMFLWGELPRSVSAEEVFAKAIERKVAFVPGLPFYVDETDNAFRLNFSNSTPERIEEGITRLGACLKEVLARSSRPANSPASEADLEI, encoded by the coding sequence GTGCGTTTCAGCGCCAGAATGGCCGGCGTTCGCCGTTCCTACATCCGGGAGATCTTGAAGGTCACCCAGAACCCCGAGATCATTTCCTTTGCCGGAGGGCTGCCCAGCCCGGACCACTTCCCGGCCGAGGCCTTCTCCAAGGCGTCCGTCGCGGTCCTGGCCGACAGCGGCCCCCAGGCCCTGCAGTACTCCATCACCGAGGGGCATCCACAGCTTCGCGAATTCATTTCCCGCAGATACAAAGAGAAATGGGGAATCGACATCCCTGTCGAGGAGATCCTCATCACCACCGGCTCCCAGCAGGGCCTGGACCTCATGGCCAAGGTCATGCTGGACGTGGGCGACGCGGTGCTCATCGAGCGCCCCGGCTATCTCGGGGCCATCCAGACCTTTTCGCTCTTCGGGGCCAGCTTTCTCACGGCCGACCTTGGCCCGCACGGGGTGGACATCACCCAGCTGGCCGAGCAGCTCAAAGCGCGCCCGAAGATATTCTACGCCGTTCCCAGCTTCCAGAACCCTTCCGGAACCACCTACGACGCCGATACCCGGCGCGAGGCCGCCCGCCTGCTCGAGCAGAGCGACACTATCCTGCTCGAGGACAACCCATACGGCGAGCTGCGCTTCAAGGGAGACGACGTCCCCCCCATCCGGACCCTTCTGGACGCAAACCGCGCGGCTCTCATGGGGTCATTCTCCAAGATAGCGAGCCCGGGCATGCGCATCGGCTGGATAGCCACCGGGCCTGAACTCATGCACAAGCTTGTCACGGCCAAGCAGGCCTCGGACCTGCACACCTCCATCTTCGCCCAGCGTGTGCTGCACCGTTTCCTGGAGGACAACGACCTGGACGCCCACATCTCCGTGATCCGCAAGGCATACGGCGAGCGCCGGGACCTCATGGTGGCTGCCATCAAGCGGGAATTCCCCGAGGAGGTGCGCTGCACCGAGCCGGAGGGAGGAATGTTCCTCTGGGGCGAGCTGCCCCGCTCCGTGAGCGCCGAGGAGGTCTTCGCCAAGGCCATCGAGCGCAAGGTGGCCTTCGTGCCCGGCCTGCCCTTCTACGTGGACGAAACGGACAACGCCTTCCGCCTGAACTTCTCCAACTCCACGCCGGAGCGCATCGAGGAAGGCATCACCCGCCTTGGCGCCTGCCTCAAGGAAGTGCTTGCCCGCTCCAGCCGCCCGGCCAACAGCCCGGCTTCGGAAGCCGATCTTGAGATATGA
- a CDS encoding response regulator: MTKESVLIVEDDEDILALLEYNFQNAGFEVSVARDGLEALNKLRRQQPDLVLLDIMLPGADGFEVCKAIKRDPKTAQVPVIMLTARGEEVDRIVGLELGADDYVVKPFSPRELILRARAVLKRLSPEAAPKQVMRRDGLSVDLDAHRAEAQGEEIPLTATEFKLLAELFKSQGRVHTRDQLLNTVWGYEFEGYARTVDTHVRRLRQKLGDHSALIETVRGVGYRFKE; the protein is encoded by the coding sequence ATGACCAAGGAAAGCGTACTCATTGTCGAAGACGACGAAGACATACTCGCTCTGCTGGAATACAACTTTCAGAACGCCGGATTCGAGGTCAGTGTGGCCCGCGACGGGTTGGAAGCACTGAACAAGCTGCGCCGCCAGCAGCCGGACCTGGTACTTTTGGACATCATGCTTCCAGGGGCGGACGGTTTCGAGGTGTGCAAGGCCATCAAGCGCGACCCTAAGACCGCCCAGGTCCCGGTGATCATGCTGACCGCAAGGGGCGAGGAAGTGGATCGCATCGTCGGGTTGGAATTGGGCGCAGACGACTATGTGGTAAAGCCCTTTAGTCCCAGGGAGCTCATCTTAAGGGCCCGGGCGGTGCTCAAGCGGTTGAGCCCGGAGGCGGCGCCCAAGCAGGTGATGCGCAGGGACGGCCTGAGCGTCGACCTGGATGCCCACCGCGCCGAGGCCCAGGGCGAGGAGATCCCGCTCACCGCCACCGAGTTCAAGCTCCTCGCGGAACTCTTTAAGAGCCAGGGCCGCGTTCACACCCGCGACCAACTTCTCAATACCGTCTGGGGCTACGAGTTCGAGGGCTATGCCCGCACGGTGGACACACATGTGCGCCGGCTGCGCCAGAAGCTCGGTGACCATTCCGCCCTCATAGAGACCGTGCGCGGTGTTGGGTACCGTTTCAAAGAGTAG
- a CDS encoding phosphate ABC transporter ATP-binding protein, which produces MTPQVKMSARNLDFYYGAFKALHSVSMDIMTNQVTALIGPSGCGKSTYLRCLNRMNDLIDIARVEGELTLDGQDIYGEGIDVVELRRRVGMVFQKPNPFPKTIFENVAYGLRVNGISDNAFIARQVERSLKQSALWSEVKDRLHTNALGLSGGQQQRLCIARALAVEPEILLMDEPASALDPIATQKIEELIHELKQHLTIIIVTHSMQQAARVSDVTAFFYMGSLIEMDQTETIFTRPANKQTEDYITGRFG; this is translated from the coding sequence ATGACACCCCAAGTTAAAATGTCCGCCAGGAACCTTGATTTCTACTATGGTGCTTTCAAGGCTCTCCATTCGGTCTCCATGGACATCATGACCAACCAGGTCACGGCTCTCATAGGTCCCTCGGGCTGCGGCAAGTCCACCTACCTGCGCTGCCTGAACCGCATGAACGATTTGATCGACATCGCCCGGGTGGAAGGCGAACTGACACTGGACGGCCAGGATATCTACGGGGAAGGCATCGACGTTGTGGAACTCCGCCGCCGCGTGGGCATGGTCTTCCAGAAACCCAACCCTTTCCCAAAAACGATCTTCGAAAATGTAGCCTACGGGCTCCGCGTGAACGGTATCTCGGACAACGCCTTCATCGCCCGCCAGGTGGAAAGAAGCCTCAAGCAGTCCGCGCTGTGGTCCGAGGTCAAAGACCGTCTTCACACCAACGCCCTGGGCCTCTCCGGCGGACAGCAGCAGCGTCTGTGCATCGCGCGCGCCCTGGCTGTTGAACCGGAAATCCTGCTCATGGACGAACCGGCTTCGGCGCTCGACCCCATCGCCACCCAGAAAATCGAGGAGCTCATCCACGAGCTCAAGCAGCACCTGACCATCATTATCGTCACCCACTCCATGCAGCAGGCGGCCCGCGTTTCGGACGTCACCGCCTTCTTCTACATGGGCTCGCTTATCGAAATGGACCAGACGGAGACCATCTTCACCCGTCCGGCCAACAAGCAAACCGAAGACTACATCACTGGCCGCTTCGGCTAG
- the phoU gene encoding phosphate signaling complex protein PhoU, with product MDPRFQKELEQLKVKVLQMAAYTDRALDKALAAIVQRDAALARQVIDSDQEINAMECEVDNLSLRLLALDQPVAMDLRFIVSCMRMVVDLERIGDEAVNIAEQAMLLSQTLPGPANADLTSLGEQVVAMYRMAVRAFRDQDPELARQVCAADSAADDLNMRVLKACMEPESLECATTSLDLAIRTVMVARSMERVGDLSTNIAESAIFVVKGVSIKHHCQPY from the coding sequence ATGGACCCCCGTTTTCAGAAGGAATTGGAGCAGCTCAAGGTCAAGGTGCTCCAGATGGCGGCCTACACGGACCGGGCCCTGGACAAAGCCCTGGCCGCGATTGTCCAGCGCGATGCGGCTTTGGCCAGGCAGGTCATCGACTCCGACCAGGAAATTAACGCCATGGAGTGCGAGGTGGACAACCTCTCGCTCAGGCTTCTGGCCCTGGACCAGCCCGTGGCCATGGACCTGCGGTTCATCGTTTCCTGCATGCGCATGGTGGTGGATCTTGAGCGGATTGGCGACGAGGCCGTGAACATCGCCGAACAGGCGATGCTCCTTTCGCAAACCCTGCCTGGCCCAGCCAATGCGGACCTTACGTCTTTGGGCGAGCAGGTGGTGGCAATGTACCGCATGGCCGTACGGGCTTTCCGGGACCAGGACCCTGAATTGGCACGCCAGGTCTGCGCCGCTGATTCCGCTGCGGATGATTTGAACATGCGGGTTCTCAAGGCCTGTATGGAGCCGGAGTCTTTGGAATGCGCCACCACCAGCCTGGACCTCGCCATACGGACGGTGATGGTGGCCAGGTCCATGGAGCGGGTAGGGGATCTCTCCACCAACATCGCCGAGTCCGCCATCTTCGTGGTCAAGGGCGTCTCCATCAAGCACCACTGCCAGCCCTATTGA
- the fumC gene encoding class II fumarate hydratase produces the protein MQQYRVETDSLGEVQVPADKLWGAQTQRSLEHFSIGTDLIPREMIEAYAFLKKGSALANHALGRLATDKKDMITAVCDEILDHRHDEMFPLHVWMTGSGTQFNMNVNEVVANRCSQLAGKPLGSKVPVHPNDHVNMSQSSNDTFPAAMYMAAAIGTDRDLIPAVKNLREGLNAKAEAWADIVKIGRTHLQDATPLTLGQEFSGYVTMLDEAAQRLGEALTGVCRLALGGTAVGTGINAPPGFDTEAAEQIAKLTGLPFVTAPNKFAVQGAHDALVQLSGTIKTLAVALYKIANDIRLLACGPRAGFAELILPANEPGSSIMPGKVNPTQCEAMAMAAAQVMANDVAVALGGAGGYLEMNVYKPLMIHNTMQSVRILTDCMNNFRRFLVEGMEPDKRRIATFVERSLMLVTALSPVIGYDKASQIAHHAMEHDLTLREAALELGFVDADEFDKVVVPAKMVRPYVADSK, from the coding sequence ATGCAGCAGTATCGCGTGGAAACGGACAGCCTGGGCGAAGTACAAGTCCCTGCCGACAAGCTTTGGGGAGCCCAGACCCAGCGGTCCTTGGAGCATTTCAGCATAGGGACGGATTTGATCCCCAGGGAGATGATCGAGGCCTATGCCTTTCTTAAGAAGGGCTCGGCCCTGGCCAACCACGCCCTGGGAAGGCTCGCTACCGACAAGAAGGACATGATCACCGCCGTGTGCGATGAAATACTGGACCACCGCCATGACGAGATGTTCCCGCTGCACGTCTGGATGACCGGCAGTGGGACCCAGTTCAACATGAACGTGAACGAGGTCGTGGCCAACCGCTGTTCCCAGCTGGCAGGGAAGCCCTTGGGCAGCAAGGTCCCGGTGCATCCCAACGACCACGTGAACATGTCCCAGTCCTCCAACGACACGTTCCCCGCGGCCATGTACATGGCTGCGGCCATCGGTACCGACAGGGACCTCATTCCCGCGGTGAAGAACCTCCGTGAGGGTTTGAACGCCAAGGCCGAAGCCTGGGCGGACATCGTGAAAATCGGGCGCACCCATCTGCAGGACGCAACCCCGCTCACCCTGGGCCAGGAGTTTTCCGGCTATGTGACCATGCTCGACGAGGCCGCCCAGCGCCTTGGAGAGGCCCTTACCGGCGTGTGCAGGCTGGCATTGGGCGGCACGGCTGTGGGTACAGGCATCAACGCTCCTCCGGGATTCGACACCGAGGCGGCCGAACAGATAGCCAAACTGACAGGCCTCCCCTTCGTGACCGCCCCCAACAAGTTCGCGGTTCAGGGGGCGCACGACGCTCTGGTGCAGCTTTCAGGAACGATAAAAACTCTGGCCGTGGCACTGTACAAGATCGCCAACGACATCCGGCTCCTGGCCTGTGGCCCCAGAGCCGGGTTCGCCGAGCTCATACTTCCGGCCAACGAGCCTGGCTCGTCCATCATGCCGGGCAAGGTCAATCCCACCCAGTGCGAGGCCATGGCCATGGCCGCAGCCCAGGTGATGGCCAACGACGTGGCAGTGGCCCTGGGCGGGGCCGGGGGCTATCTGGAAATGAATGTGTACAAACCGCTCATGATCCACAATACCATGCAATCCGTGCGTATCCTCACGGACTGCATGAACAACTTCCGCAGATTCCTGGTGGAAGGCATGGAGCCGGACAAGAGGCGCATTGCCACGTTCGTGGAGCGCTCCCTGATGCTGGTCACGGCATTAAGCCCGGTCATCGGGTACGACAAGGCATCGCAGATAGCCCACCACGCCATGGAGCACGATCTTACCCTGCGGGAGGCGGCCCTGGAACTCGGCTTCGTGGATGCTGACGAGTTCGACAAGGTGGTGGTTCCGGCCAAGATGGTCCGACCGTACGTTGCGGATTCGAAATAA
- a CDS encoding PAS domain-containing protein, with protein MVDFGLRIFASHLLAAGLGMLVLLSVPLDGAGITLAAGTAVTCAALFSYLLTRRHARFIRQCASVIKAVGDGDYGRRIWPESGLALEELAQSVNAMASGIEGQITILEAEKQRIETVLGGMREGLMVLGEDGRIMLINKALEDTFPQAARTVGRLPIEAVPCPELQTAAEMVLNWQDATRPAVVSLQIEPGQDRYFDVSLVRPSQRQAGLGAVLVFHDLTEFRRLDKVRRDFVANVSHELRTPLTSIKGYAETLLGEKKFREGQERRFLDVIVKNANHMSRMVEELLGLARIENDRQPPSKSRVKASDSFRAALRECATLAKERDVEVVSLLPDDGPEVMADAGQLTQVFRNLLENAIKYGPEGSTVTISHQAGNTGVTFCVRDMGPGVPEAERQRVFERFYRLDRPRVKGEGGTGLGLAISKHIVERHGGRIWVEQARDHETGAAFCFSLPEGS; from the coding sequence ATGGTGGATTTCGGGCTGCGCATTTTTGCCTCCCATCTGCTGGCCGCGGGCCTGGGAATGCTTGTATTGTTGAGCGTTCCCTTGGACGGGGCCGGCATCACCCTGGCCGCCGGGACGGCCGTGACGTGCGCCGCGCTGTTTAGCTACCTGCTGACCAGACGTCACGCCCGTTTCATCCGTCAGTGCGCCTCGGTTATCAAGGCGGTCGGGGACGGAGACTACGGCCGCAGGATCTGGCCGGAATCCGGCCTGGCTCTTGAGGAGCTGGCACAGAGCGTCAACGCCATGGCCAGCGGCATCGAAGGACAGATCACCATTCTTGAGGCCGAGAAACAGCGTATTGAAACCGTGCTTGGCGGCATGCGCGAAGGCCTCATGGTCCTTGGCGAAGACGGCCGCATCATGCTCATCAACAAGGCCCTTGAGGATACCTTCCCACAGGCCGCCAGAACCGTGGGCAGGCTGCCCATCGAAGCCGTTCCCTGTCCGGAGCTTCAGACTGCGGCGGAAATGGTCCTCAACTGGCAGGACGCCACCCGCCCGGCTGTAGTCTCCTTGCAGATCGAGCCCGGGCAGGACCGCTATTTCGACGTGAGCCTCGTTCGGCCCAGCCAGCGCCAGGCAGGGCTAGGGGCCGTCCTCGTCTTTCACGATCTCACGGAGTTCAGGCGTTTGGACAAGGTGCGCCGGGATTTTGTGGCCAACGTTTCCCATGAACTCCGCACCCCCCTGACCTCCATCAAGGGCTATGCTGAAACCCTGCTCGGGGAAAAGAAATTCCGCGAAGGCCAAGAGCGTCGATTCCTGGACGTGATCGTAAAAAACGCCAATCACATGTCCCGGATGGTGGAAGAACTCCTGGGGCTGGCCAGGATCGAAAACGACCGGCAGCCTCCCAGTAAATCCCGCGTGAAGGCATCGGACAGTTTCAGGGCGGCCCTGCGCGAGTGCGCCACCTTGGCAAAGGAACGCGACGTGGAGGTGGTCAGCCTGCTCCCTGACGACGGCCCCGAAGTAATGGCCGACGCAGGCCAGTTGACCCAGGTGTTTCGCAACCTTCTTGAGAACGCCATCAAGTATGGTCCGGAAGGTTCAACCGTCACGATTTCTCATCAAGCCGGCAATACAGGCGTCACCTTCTGCGTGCGAGACATGGGGCCGGGAGTGCCCGAAGCGGAACGCCAGCGTGTGTTCGAGCGCTTCTACCGGCTGGACAGGCCGCGCGTGAAGGGCGAGGGCGGCACCGGGCTCGGGCTGGCCATTTCCAAACACATCGTTGAGCGCCACGGTGGCAGGATATGGGTCGAACAGGCCCGCGATCATGAAACCGGAGCGGCCTTCTGTTTCAGCCTCCCCGAGGGCTCGTAA
- a CDS encoding efflux RND transporter periplasmic adaptor subunit: protein MFLHPFQALTRLFIFFLLCAACGGCGQNPPPAPKARAIEAETRLVRVEEVVECRSFPAQVEARNSIILASKLSGAVVEIFAKEGANLRAGDPILRIDDKDLQSREQGLTASMAQASSERQAIAAKASHAKANLDRLEKLLAQKFISQDDYERSKTEHLALKREEEAIAARERAVAAQKEELKALGAYTRINAPFSGVLTRRYVDQGAFVNAGQPLAQMDDVTSGFDLTAQVDESLLPSLKTGLPVVGVVPSLSPEPFAAAVSAVVARVDPATRTFRLKAEPPSGTRLAPNAGMYGRLFIPSRVSKKLLLPVECLRMRGDLPSVFVADAQGVVSFRVIKPGGRFIKVMLDGKPFLTDSEAFGDPAKEAFVEVLSGLSGEERVVCSKTETLREGDRIAGVGQ, encoded by the coding sequence ATGTTCTTGCACCCCTTCCAGGCGCTTACGCGCCTGTTCATCTTCTTCCTGCTGTGCGCGGCCTGCGGCGGGTGCGGCCAAAACCCGCCACCCGCTCCAAAAGCACGGGCCATCGAGGCTGAAACCCGCCTGGTGCGGGTTGAAGAGGTCGTGGAATGCCGGTCGTTCCCGGCCCAGGTGGAAGCCCGCAACAGTATCATCCTGGCCAGCAAACTCTCCGGCGCTGTGGTGGAGATCTTCGCCAAGGAAGGTGCGAACCTGCGCGCGGGAGATCCCATCCTGCGCATCGACGACAAGGATCTGCAAAGCCGCGAGCAGGGCCTGACAGCATCCATGGCCCAGGCATCCTCGGAACGCCAAGCCATAGCGGCCAAGGCGTCCCACGCAAAGGCCAATCTGGACCGGCTGGAAAAACTCTTGGCCCAGAAGTTCATAAGTCAGGACGATTACGAACGCTCCAAGACAGAACATCTGGCTCTCAAGCGGGAAGAGGAGGCCATCGCGGCCCGGGAGCGAGCCGTTGCCGCGCAAAAGGAAGAGCTCAAGGCCCTTGGGGCATACACCCGGATCAACGCCCCGTTCAGCGGGGTTCTTACCAGGCGCTATGTGGATCAGGGGGCTTTCGTAAACGCCGGACAACCCCTGGCCCAGATGGACGACGTAACCAGTGGGTTCGACCTCACAGCGCAGGTGGACGAGAGTCTGTTGCCATCCCTCAAGACTGGCCTACCGGTGGTCGGGGTGGTACCCTCTCTCTCCCCGGAACCCTTTGCAGCCGCCGTGAGCGCTGTTGTGGCCCGGGTGGACCCGGCCACCCGCACCTTCCGGCTCAAGGCCGAACCGCCGTCCGGGACCCGCCTGGCGCCTAATGCCGGCATGTATGGCCGGCTGTTCATTCCGTCCCGGGTGTCCAAAAAGCTTTTGTTGCCAGTTGAATGTCTGCGCATGCGTGGCGACCTTCCCTCGGTATTCGTGGCCGACGCCCAAGGGGTGGTGAGCTTCCGGGTCATAAAGCCTGGCGGGCGATTCATAAAGGTTATGCTTGATGGCAAACCTTTCCTCACTGACTCAGAAGCCTTCGGGGATCCGGCGAAAGAGGCGTTCGTGGAAGTATTGTCCGGATTGTCTGGCGAAGAACGCGTCGTCTGCTCCAAAACGGAGACCCTACGCGAAGGCGACCGTATCGCCGGAGTCGGACAGTGA
- the cls gene encoding cardiolipin synthase has product MLALFHTAGAVSAVNALFSSRSSQGSIAWAVSMITFPYVAVPLYWIFGRDRFVGYVSARREGSPELEALHNELERNRAHLRAYQEGAIRPLSVLERLAGMPFVTGNAASLLVNGQNTFNAIFEEIGRATDYVLVQFFIIHDDAIGNDLKHSLSAKARQGVRVFLLYDEIGCHALPETYLHELRESGVDARPFNTTKGWRNRLQINFRNHRKIVVVDGRVAFVGGHNVGDEYMGRSRRFGPWRDTHLRCEGPAASMVQLSFAEDWYWASLMLPHLRWECVKACDTGMNVLALPSSPADHLETYTLAFIQLIEAARERLWIVSPYFVPDREVTTALQLAALRGVDVRVMLPLKPDHKLVYLASFSYFPELEKQGVKFFRYKPGFLHQKVILVDSGLACVGTANCDNRSFRLNFEITMVVADQDFASQVESMLLEDFARCVRATAWDYEKRWLGFKVAVRLARLLSPIL; this is encoded by the coding sequence ATGCTCGCGCTCTTCCATACAGCCGGAGCCGTTTCCGCCGTGAACGCGCTGTTCTCCTCCCGCTCGTCCCAGGGTTCCATCGCCTGGGCCGTTTCCATGATCACCTTCCCCTACGTTGCCGTGCCTCTCTATTGGATTTTCGGCCGGGACAGATTCGTGGGTTACGTATCGGCCAGACGCGAGGGAAGTCCTGAACTGGAGGCGCTGCACAACGAACTTGAACGAAACCGAGCCCATCTTCGCGCTTACCAAGAAGGCGCGATAAGGCCGCTTTCCGTGCTGGAGCGGCTGGCGGGAATGCCCTTCGTAACCGGTAACGCGGCATCGCTCCTGGTGAACGGCCAAAACACCTTTAACGCTATTTTCGAAGAGATCGGCCGGGCCACGGACTATGTTCTGGTTCAGTTCTTCATCATCCACGACGATGCCATAGGAAACGATCTGAAGCATTCTCTTTCCGCCAAGGCCAGGCAAGGTGTCCGGGTTTTTCTTCTGTACGACGAGATCGGCTGCCATGCCCTGCCGGAGACCTATCTGCATGAGTTGCGGGAATCCGGCGTGGATGCCCGTCCCTTCAACACCACCAAGGGTTGGCGCAACCGCTTGCAGATCAATTTCCGCAACCACCGCAAGATTGTTGTGGTGGACGGACGGGTGGCTTTTGTGGGCGGGCACAACGTGGGCGACGAATACATGGGCCGCAGCCGCCGGTTCGGTCCCTGGCGCGATACGCATCTGCGCTGCGAGGGTCCTGCCGCTTCCATGGTGCAGCTGAGCTTTGCCGAAGACTGGTACTGGGCGTCGCTCATGCTTCCCCATCTGCGCTGGGAATGCGTGAAGGCATGCGATACGGGAATGAACGTGCTGGCCCTGCCCAGCAGCCCGGCCGACCATTTGGAAACGTATACTTTAGCCTTCATCCAGCTCATCGAAGCCGCGCGGGAGCGGCTCTGGATAGTAAGCCCCTATTTCGTCCCGGACCGGGAGGTCACCACCGCCCTGCAGCTTGCTGCTCTGCGCGGCGTGGACGTGCGGGTGATGCTGCCTTTAAAGCCCGACCACAAGCTGGTCTACCTGGCCTCGTTCTCCTATTTCCCGGAGTTGGAGAAACAGGGCGTCAAATTCTTCCGCTACAAACCAGGATTTCTCCACCAGAAGGTTATCCTGGTGGATTCCGGCCTGGCCTGCGTGGGGACCGCAAACTGCGACAACCGCTCCTTCAGGCTCAATTTTGAGATCACCATGGTTGTGGCCGACCAGGACTTCGCGTCGCAGGTGGAATCCATGCTGCTGGAGGATTTCGCCCGTTGCGTTCGGGCCACTGCCTGGGACTACGAGAAACGCTGGCTCGGATTCAAGGTGGCGGTCAGACTCGCCAGACTCCTCTCCCCGATACTCTAG